The following proteins are co-located in the Pochonia chlamydosporia 170 chromosome 6, whole genome shotgun sequence genome:
- a CDS encoding nuclear cohesin complex subunit (similar to Coccidioides immitis RS XP_001246558.1), translating into MDATASANASASASATPEPDANSRRRSGRVVKVPSKYAPEPTNNGAPKRKRGEQDGEEVDDEEMESDEDVSDEGNESDEEHPAPRSRKAGGSRSKKPSSKKPKINGAQPSGPAQVSRIPSRPKKTVRIEAGEKGTGLFADIFGSGDSSDNVAQQWLEKYRADDASALADLINCILQCAGCELEVTTDDIRDPENIPNRLVDLQTVHQEQQITDYPLISKAKSTKSFRDMLVGFFHSLVQLLHETDVLYKDTDLMDNLHAWLASMSSSSLRPFRHTATTISLAVQTGLVTIASTLDRRIANIDQQLTAAKRSKNKTKAAEVQRSLNEANGYRKTCSEGIQSFFDTVFVHRYRDVDAKIRTECVDALGAWIWNLPTVFMEPGYLRYLGWMLSDTNATTRQEVLKQLLRVFRRDAQQLGHFIDRFRPRLIEIATLDSEVHVRVTAISVIDTLRSAALLEPSEIDAIAKLIFDTEIRIRKAVVNFFVACIDDVYEGKLEEMGGSDVLDEVDDVEEDDYESPRKEWINIKCLAEMLAIYDAQIEESHQNGAGSSLDAATELLDGANPDTRISLAAQVLYDKVPEVTRWQMIAGYLLYDHTTSAKSKSRSKSKNTSPEAALKKAVAPTSEEESILLDVLSSAVKSSLTLTADHDKGKRRLGRTEAAEAQEEVALELTTTIPRLLNKFGAEPETAAIVLRLERFLNLDTFQQLRQDSSKYERLLDEISTQFNRHDDKRVLSEATAALLHARQYEELEELTDGKLSLLWENAINALRNFDKSCELSVRGNLAEEPLRNLTTILMKISKLASISDCVDVLEAKSKSADSTSPAIDILSNIVHRGKYEPQEDEIDDLEDEVVTFAIKASQFYFMWKARNIAKLLASGTGMSDAALDTLSVLRQSYRRHLIETFSSRAAIDQLRLFSTGSLCDLHLVFATLRPSIKNFRPSSSAAAGRGDKLKVLLQEIEPGLVPELISIFDGAERQYAKKSKRDKTLNDPAEDEDPMADDEELDEDDDDEDLSKEGLYAAELKAERAFCELTAKYVLALTANLIDNRGAAKLRRRIIRNETKLGNNFKEILAHLDEEKLSRRHKKPKQPAKSDKQALSLEIVTGEDDDNVFDDVEPEEGSREDLRRRELLEDDPIDEGGEEDGVNNDVDDDVLGD; encoded by the exons ATGGATGCCACTGCCAGCGCCAacgccagcgccagcgccagcgcaACCCCCGAACCGGATGCGAATTCGCGTCGCCGCTCCGGACGCGTTGTCAAGGTCCCATCCAAGTACGCGCCAGAGCCCACCAACAACGGAGCGCCGAAGCGCAAAAGAGGTGAacaagatggagaggaagttgacgatgaggagatggaatCAGATGAGGACGTGAGCGACGAGGGCAATGAAAGCGACGAGGAACACCCGGCGCCTAGGTCGCGAAAGGCTGGCGGCAGCCGTTCCAAGAAGCCCTCCagcaagaagcccaagatcAACGGTGCACAACCCTCGGGGCCTGCCCAGGTCTCCCGAATTCCTAGCAGACCCAAGAAGACTGTCCGCATCGAAGCTGGAGAGAAGGGAACAGGCCTATTTG CCGATATTTTTGGCTCTGGAGACTCCTCCGACAATGTCGCGCAACAATGGTTGGAAAAATATAGAGCAGACGACGCGTCTGCACTGGCTGATCTCATCAACTGCATTCTTCAGTGCGCCGGTTGCGAGCTGGAGGTTACGACTGATGATATACGGGACCCCGAGAACATCCCCAACAGACTGGTTGACCTGCAGACAGTCCATCAGGAG CAACAAATTACCGACTACCCATTAATATCAAAAGCGAAAAGTACAAAATCATTCCGTGACATGCTTGTGGGCTTCTTCCATTCCTTGGTTCAGCTACTTCACGAGACGGATGTGCTTTACAAGGACACTGATTTGATGGATAACTTACACGCATGGCTCGCAAGCATGTCCTCATCGTCTTTGCGACCCTTCCGCCACACAGCAACCACCATTTCCCTAGCCGTCCAGACGGGCCTGGTCACCATAGCAAGTACCCTCGACCGAAGAATAGCCAACATCGACCAGCAACTCACGGCTGCTAAGCGAAGTaagaacaagaccaaagcAGCCGAAGTGCAGCGCAGCTTGAACGAGGCAAACGGATATCGCAAGACTTGTAGTGAGGGTATTCAGTCATTTTTCGACACCGTCTTTGTTCACAGATACCGCGACGTGGACGCCAAGATTCGAACAGAATGCGTTGATGCGCTAGGCGCGTGGATTTGGAACCTTCCTACGGTATTCATGGAACCTGGCTACCTTCGTTACCTTGGCTGGATGTTGTCAGATACGAATGCAACAACTCGCCAGGAAGTGCTGAAGCAACTCCTCAGGGTGTTCCGGCGTGATGCACAGCAACTGGGACACTTTATTGACAGATTCCGACCGCGATTAATCGAGATTGCAACCCTCGACTCTGAAGTCCATGTGCGGGTCACGGCGATTTCTGTTATTGACACGCTGCGATCAGCCGCCCTTTTGGAACCAAGCGAAATCGATGCCATTGCTAAGCTCATTTTTGACACCGAAATACGCATCCGAAAGGCTGTTGTCAATTTCTTTGTTGCTTGTATAGATGACGTCTATGAGGGGAAACTTGAAGAGATGGGTGGCTCTGATGTTTTGGACGAAGTAGACGAcgtcgaagaagatgactACGAATCTCCACGTAAGGAGTGGATTAACATCAAGTGCCTCGCAGAGATGCTGGCGATATACGATGCCCAAATCGAGGAATCACACCAAAATGGCGCTGGCTCTAGCCTGGACGCCGCAACAGAGCTGTTGGACGGTGCAAATCCTGACACCAGAATTTCTCTGGCAGCCCAGGTACTTTACGACAAAGTGCCCGAGGTCACTAGGTGGCAAATGATTGCCGGTTACCTACTCTATGATCACACCACAAGCGCCAAATCAAAGTCAAGATCAAAATCCAAAAACACCTCTCCCGAGGCTGCCCTAAAGAAGGCCGTTGCACCAACGTCAGAGGAAGAGTCCATCCTCCTTGATGTCTTGAGCTCGGCAGTCAAGTCGAGTCTCACTTTAACAGCCGACCACGATAAAGGAAAGAGAAGACTGGGCCGAACAGAGGCAGCcgaagcccaagaagaagtggcACTGGAGCTGACCACGACGATCCCCAGGCTGCTGAACAAGTTTGGCGCTGAGCCTGAAACAGCGGCCATTGTACTACGTTTGGAGCGATTCCTGAACCTCGACACCTTCCAACAGCTGCGCCAAGACTCTAGCAAGTATGAAAGACTACTCGATGAGATTAGCACGCAGTTCAACAGACACGACGATAAGAGAGTTTTGTCTGAGGCTACTGCAGCTCTGTTACATGCTCGCCAGTACGAGGAGCTCGAGGAATTGACTGATGGCAAACTGTCACTGTTATGGGAAAATGCCATCAACGCGCTCCGCAACTTTGACAAGTCTTGCGAGCTTTCCGTGCGTGGCAATCTAGCCGAGGAACCACTGCGCAACTTGACGACCATCCTGATGAAGATTAGCAAACTTGCAAGCATATCCGACTGTGTCGATGTTTTGGaagccaagtccaagtccgCGGATTCGACCTCACCTGCCATCGACATTCTCAGCAATATTGTCCACCGTGGCAAATATGAACCACAAGAAGATGAAATCGATGACCTGGAAGACGAAGTAGTCACATTTGCCATCAAGGCATCCCAATTCTACTTTATGTGGAAAGCCAGAAACATCGCCAAGCTCCTAGCATCCGGAACGGGCATGTCCGACGCGGCGCTGGACACACTCTCCGTCCTACGTCAATCATACCGACGCCATCTTATTGAAACCTTTTCATCACGGGCTGCCATCGACCAACTCCGTCTCTTCTCAACTGGCAGCCTCTGCGACCTCCATCTCGTATTCGCCACCCTCCGTCCCTCGATCAAGAACTTCCgcccctcatcatcagcagccGCCGGCCGCGgcgacaagctcaaggtcCTCCTCCAAGAAATCGAGCCCGGCCTCGTCCCCGAactcatctccatcttcgaTGGCGCAGAACGGCAATACGCCAAAAAGTCCAAACGGGACAAAACTCTCAACGACCCCGCCGAAGATGAAGATCccatggccgacgacgaagaactcgatgaagacgacgacgacgaagatcTCTCCAAAGAAGGACTCTACGCCGCTGAACTCAAGGCCGAAAGAGCCTTTTGCGAACTCACAGCTAAATACGTCCTCGCCTTAACAGCAAACCTCATCGACAACCGCGGAGCCGCCAAGCTCCGTCGCAGAATCATCCGCAACGAAACAAAGCTCGGCAACAACTTCAAAGAAATCCTAGCCCATTTAGACGAAGAGAAATTGTCCAGACGGCACAAGAAGCCCAAGCAGCCCGCGAAATCTGATAAACAAGCTCTTAGTTTGGAAATCGTCACGGGCGAAGACGACGATAATGTCTTTGATGACGTAGAACCTGAAGAAGGCTCAAGAGAGGATTTACGGAGAAGGGAATTGCTAGAGGATGATCCTATTGATgagggcggagaagaagacgggGTGAATAACGacgtggatgatgatgtatTGGGTGATTAA